A window from Solanum stenotomum isolate F172 chromosome 7, ASM1918654v1, whole genome shotgun sequence encodes these proteins:
- the LOC125871455 gene encoding uncharacterized protein LOC125871455, whose translation MVEENLRIHTFTEIPSPEIFSSQIEPKNVPAVFKGCIKNWKAFSKWNPSDGGLIYLQERVGSVAVEAMLSRSAPVFYGDIRSHERVPLSFSTFIRYCLGLLKNRDGRRDDFLESQKHSLVVSDTEQTDLHFEEAPQQFYLAQVPILNFEKNEHMQLECLGEDIQTPVPLETKSLSSVNLWMNSMKARSSTHYDPHHNLLCIVSGCKEVTLWPPSATPYLYPLPLYGEASNHSSVTLEEPDLSLYPRATCLSDFSQKVVLHAGDALFIPEGWFHQVDSEVLTIAVNFWWRSMTISGMLEHMDAYYLRRILKRLTAKEMNKMLHFPSSSMDKTMTCTTSQPNNAYRDHVHQGISTNCGDRSSKDELKSKVMLQDLEPCASQSLSELILLVHNRLNPSKLTESTDNSSAGENDEMNKRKEDSCSTSDDPVANLILTLHPLGIHSVFLAMANHFPRTLEALVLHALTPVGSEILTRKFEEMDQLISGDDQNQFYQIFYGVFDDQSAAMDVLLNGKELFARQAFENVLGQYLGNNPDGPKQQTK comes from the exons ATGGTGGAAGAAAATTTGCGAATTCACACATTTACCGAGATTCCGTCACCGGAGATATTCTCTTCTCAAATTGAACCCAAAAACGTTCCAGCG GTCTTCAAAGGATGCATAAAGAATTGGAAGGCTTTCTCAAAATGGAACCCGTCGGACGGTGGCCTAATCTACTTGCAG GAACGTGTAGGCTCAGTAGCTGTGGAAGCTATGCTGTCCAGATCTGCACCAGTCTTTTATGGTGATATTAGAAGCCATGAAAGG GTCCCATTGAGCTTCTCTACCTTTATCAGATATTGCTTGGGCCTATTGAAGAATAGGGATGGAAGGCGAGATGATTTTTTGGAATCTCAGAAGCATAGTCTTGTAGTATCTGACACTGAGCAAACTGATTTACATTTTGAAGAAGCTCCTCAGCAATTTTATTTAGCACAG GTTCCAATTctgaattttgagaaaaatgaacaCATGCAACTGGAGTGCCTTGGAGAAGATATTCAAACG CCTGTACCTTTGGAGACCAAAAGCCTGTCTTCTGTTAATTTGTGGATGAACAGCATGAAGGCTAGATCCAGCACACACTACGATCCACACCACAACCTTTTATGTATAGTCTCTGGATGCAAGGAAG TTACTTTATGGCCACCTTCTGCAACTCCTTACTTATATCCACTACCTCTGTATGGGGAGGCTTCAAACCACAG CTCTGTTACTTTAGAAGAACCAGATCTTTCACTCTATCCAAGGGCGACATGCCTAAGTGACTTTTCGCAaaaggttgttcttcatgctgGTGATGCCCTGTTCATTCCTGAAGGATG GTTTCATCAAGTGGATAGCGAAGTTTTAACCATCGCTGTCAACTTTTGGTGGCGGTCCATGACAATATCTGGCATGTTGGAGCATATGGATGCATATTATCTGCGTAGAATATTGAAAAG ATTGACTGCTAAGGAAATG AATAAGATGCTGCATTTTCCTTCAAGTAGTATGGATAAAACTATGACTTGTACTACTTCCCAGCCTAATAATGCATATAGAG ATCATGTACACCAAGGAATCAGCACGAATTGTGGCGACAGAAGTTCAAAAGATGAGCTTAAGTCGAAAGTGATGCTGCAAGATTTGGAACCATGTGCATCACAGTCTCTGAGTGAACTTATTTTATTGGTTCATAACCGTCTCAATCCAAGCAAGCTGACGGAATCTACAGATAATTCATCTGCTGGGGAGAATGATGagatgaataaaagaaaagaggacTCATGTAGCACCAGCGATGATCCAGTTGCTAATCTTATTTTGACTCTTCATCCACTTGGAATCCACAGTGTCTTTCTTGCAATGGCG AACCATTTTCCAAGAACATTAGAGGCCTTAGTATTGCATGCACTCACTCCTGTTGGATCGGAAATCCTCACTCGAAAATTTGAAGAGATGGATCAGCTAATTTCAGGAGACGACCA GAACCAATTCTACCAGATCTTTTATGGCGTGTTTGATGACCAGTCTGCGGCTATGGATGTACTTCTGAATGGCAAGGAGTTATTTGCTCGTCAG GCATTTGAAAATGTGCTCGGTCAGTACCTGGGAAATAATCCTGATGGGCCAAAGCAACAAACCAAATAG